The window AACGCGGCCGAGAACGCCATCCGTCCCGTGGCCCTAGGCCGTAAGAACTGGCTCTTTGCCGGAGCACCCAAGGGTGCCGACGCCAGCGCCATGCTCTTTTCCTTGGTGGAAACCGCCAAAGCCAACGAGATCGAGCCCCAAGCCTACCTGAAATTCCTTTTCGAACGATTCCCCGCCGCGCAGACCACGGAAGAAATAAAGGCACTCATGCCCCAGCACGTGGACAAATCCCTTCTCCCAAGCCTCCCCAAGCCCAAGCCGCGCAAAAAGTAAAGGCTCCTGCTTCTATCGCAGATCAGGGACGTCCGTGGAAGATGCGGTCGCCTGAGCGCTTACTGATCTGCGACAAAATTGATATTGATGTGTGGGAACTCATTCATCTGGCCAACCGCCATCCTCGTGTGAATATTCTGCAGCCAGGGGCAGGGGTTGGTGGTCACTGTATCGCGGTGGATCCATGGTTCATTGTTGACACTGCGCCCGACGAGGCTCGGATTATTCGGATGGCTCGTGAGGTGAACGACTATAAGCCGGAATGGGTCTTGGAGAAAGTCAAGGCTGCCATTGCAGAGACTTTGGCTGGCAAACCAGGCGATTGCATGGCCGATGTCAAAGTCGCTTGTCTTGGTTTGACCTTCAAACCGGATATCGATGATCTGCGCGAAAGCCCGGCCGTGGAAATCACCCGGCAGATCGCTGAACTGGGCTGTCAAGTATTAGCAGTAGAACCAAATATCGAGAGTTTGCCACAGAATCTTGCCTTGTCCAATATTGTCCTCAGGTCTCTTGAAGATGCTATTGAGTGTGCTGCAGTGCTGTGCATAATGGTCAAACATCGATCTTTTGTTGAATCCGCATGCGATATTTTGTGTCATTCATGCAAAATTAATGCTGCTGGACTTGCTGAAGAATAATTCTTATTCTAATCATTCAAAATAATGAAAATATCTCAAGTTCAATTAGCATTTTCTGCGTATTCTACAGGTAATTATGCTGAAGCTTTAAGAATTTACAGTCTGCTTGCTCAAAAGCTTGGTTTGCACCTCTTCAAAGCCAATATTGAGCTTTGCAATCGGCGGATGGGCAAAAAGTCTGACATACTACAGAACGGGATAGATGTCTGCTACACGGTCGAAATTCAGGATGCCATAATAAGCGAACATGAAGACTTTACAAGTTTTGAGTTTTTTGTGCTTGGAGAACGCTTGGTTTGTGAGTTCAATGTGTTATCAGAAAACCCGTATGCTCATAATCAGATGATTTTTGGAATTGATTTTTTGGATGCGCAAAGACGTTCATTGGAGTCAGAAAGCTATGAGTTGCTAAATTACAGCGAGTCGAAAACTTATGGAAGATATAGATATTTGTCAGCAACATGCGACGGGCTCAAGTATCTGTTTTCATTATTGATTCCAGTATGTGCGGTGCGATGTGTCGTCAAAATAGGGAACAGGAAATTTGCTAAAACTAAACTTGTAGGCAATCCCTCTTTTAATTTTTATAACGGTAAATCAGGGTGTGATATTGTTAATGTTTTGACAAGTGATTTGTGTGGTGGATGTATTGAGGATGTACATCAAGTTCTGGACTCTGTTGGTTTTAATGTCTCTTATGTCAGTGATGTGGTGAGGGCAATAATATCCTTGCCTGCAACTGAAGTTTTTTCGGCAACTGTTTTCTGGTATTTGTGGAGGCTTAGTAATGATAATTATTTATTTGAATTAGCAAGACAACGTCTTGTCTTCAATGGTAGAATGTATGAGACAAGACAATTGCTTAACGAATGGGATGCAAGCGTTAGGTATAGAAATAGTAAATATTCTTCTAGGCGAGTAGATGATGAAATTAGACTTTTAGAAAATGGAATTTCGCTTCCACAAAGAGTAAAAAAACAAGCTTATGAGCCGAGTAAAAATGTACTATATCTGCTACATAATCGTTTGCCTTATAATTCAGGAGGATATGCAACACGGACGCATGGACTGCTAACTGGTATTGAAAAAAACAGTCATTACAAAATGCAAGGTGTGTCACGCCCTGGATATCCTACAGACCATGCAAAGTATATCAGCAAGCTTCTACCCTCTCCGATACCTAGTGTCGATGTAGTTGATGGAATAGAATATTTTGCGCTGAATCAGAACGTGCGTCGCTCCTCCATGACGATTACGGAGTATGTTGAAAAATATGCTCAGGAAGTCGAGGCTTTGGCTCGAAGGAAAAAAACAGGAATTATTCACGCGGCGGCAAATTTTCCGAATGGATTAGCCGCAAGTTTGGCCGCAAGGCGTCTTGGAATAAAGTCTGTATATGAAGTGCGAGGTCTTTGGGAAATTACCCGACTTTCGCGTCAGGAAGGTTGGAATGAAACAGATCAGTTTCGTTTTATGGCAAGAATGGAAGCAGAGGCTTGTAAAGCTGCAGATGAAGTGATTACGATCACTGAGGCATTGAAGGATATGATGGTCGCACGTGGCGTTGATTCTTCTAAGATAACAGTAGTGCCGAATTGTGTGCATACCAACATTTTCTCTCCATTGGAGAAAGATCAGTCATTAGCAAAAGAGTTAGGATTAGCAGATGAAGATGTTGTCATTGGATACATAGGCTCAATGGTAAACTATGAGGGTCTTGACGACTTATTAGATACCCTCAAACTATTGCTCCTAGATGGCATCCAGAATTTTAAAGTCCTGCTGGTCGGCGATGGCTGTGTGTTGAATGACCTCCAGCATCAGGTTGTTAACCTGTGCTTGGAGAAGCATGTCATCATCACAGGTCGAGTACCGCATGACGATGTACAGCGCTATTACTCTTTGGTCGACATAACCCCCTTCCCGCGTAAACCATACTTGGTGTGTGAAGCCGTTTCTCCACTTAAGCCTTTTGAGGCCATGGCCTCCCAAAAGGCAGTCATTGTGTCAAGCTGTGCTGCCCTTACCGAAATTATTAAGGATGGATACAACGGTTTGGTTTTTGAAAAGGGAAGTGTTGCTTCCTTTAAGGATACACTGAAGAAGTTGATTGTCGACAATAATCTCAGGAAGCAGCTCGCAATTAATGGTCGTGAATGGGTGGTGCAGAAGAGAGACTGGTCAACTTCTTCAAAAAAATTAATAACAGTATACGATAGCCTTGTGTAAGGTAGGGTAGAGTGAAAAGTTTAGAGCTAATTCCTGTTCACTGTTTTTTGCACAGAATATTTCCTATTGAATTTTATGAAGACACAGAAAAACTTGTCAATGATAGAGTTTTTAAGCCTAGAAAAGACAGTGAACCACTGCTTTTAACATTTCCACTTGATTGGGAGTCTAAGGAGAGGGTTGTAGACAGAAATTGGAGGATGCAACTGCAAGGGTGGACATTTCTTCACCCAATTATGAATATATTTGATAATTATAAAAAGAAGGATGATATTCTCGATTTTTTCTTTGATGCCATAACCGATTGGTGGCGGTTTTATGGGCAGGATCCAGAGGATATAGTAACAACGAGAATGCCAAAAAGTTATGCTTGGTATGATATGTCTGTTGGTTTCAGAGCCTTGGCAATCACATTTTTTATAAATCGAATTACATGCTGGCAAATGAAGATATCTAAAGAGCGAAGTAAGTTGCTTGAAGAGGTGGCGGTTAAACATATAAGGCATTTACTTAAGCCAATAGTTTTTAGCATGAATAATCATGGATTGTTCCAAAGCCATGGATTGGTAGGCCTTCTAAAAACATCTCCTCATTTATCAGAATCTCTTGATTCAGATTTGGAATATGCAATTGGCTTGGTTGAACAGTTGATTATCTCACAGTTTAGTGATTTAGGTGTTCATCTTGAACATAGCCCTCATTATCATTTTTATGCTTTAAATACATTGCAGGCTCAAATCGACTCAGGTTGGTATCATGATCGACCGCGAATTATAACGATTGCTGCCAATGCAAATAATAACAGTAAATGGCTACTTGACCCATTTAAGAGGCCAGTATGTGTAGGTGATTCGATTCTTACCGTTCAGAAAGATATTGAGTTTCCAAACACACATCATGGAAAATATATTCATAGTAAAATTTCCCATTCTGGATACTCAGTGGTTAGGTCTGGTTGGGGAGAATGTCCCGAGATTAGTTCTATGTTATTTTTTACAGGAGCATACCATAGTAAGAGTCATAAGCACCGTGACTGTTTAAGCTTTGATTGGTTTGATCGTGGTGCACGTATAATATGTGACAGCGGAAAATATGGGTATAAAAGTGATGTTTATAGGAATTATTTTTTATCAACTCGCGCGCACAACTCCGTAGAAATTGAAGGATTTGATATTCTAACTATTAAGCCTTATGGCTCAATAGTGGAAAATCCAAAAGAAATAAAACAAGGTTTGTTTTATTTAAAAGGAACTCTTGATTATCCGGCAGTTAAGCATTGTAGAGAGATTTACTTTAAACCAGGTAATTGGGTTTTGATTAAAGATTCATTATCTTTTGCTAGAGCAAGAGGCTTTAAGCAATGGTTTCATTTAAATAAGGGGTATTGTCTCGAAAACATAATGAAGAATTTTGCTTGTTTTAGGGATGGTAATGGCACAAAATTTTTAATTGAATGCTTAGATAAAGAACTGAATGTTGAGTTGCACTATGGTGACTCTGATAATATGCAAGGTTTCATTTGTGAAAAAGACTATCAATTTATGCCATCTTTTGCCGTTGGTTTTTCCGGGCAAGGAAAGAAAAAAGAGGTATTTACAATATTGTCTTTGAGTAAGAACGCTCACGATAATGCAAAAAAATTTTTATCTAGTAATTTAAGTATTAATGTTGGCGAATCTACAGATTCTTCCAACGAGCATAAAAAAGAAATCATTCTTGGAGTAGAAAATAAATTCTTTGAAGATTGTTCGGCTATAATATGTTCTGATGTAGAGTTGTCTGGTGAAAAGACTTTCCAAGTCTTTTCTAACGATATTCTTTTTTCATTTTATGGATCTTTTAAAGAAAATTCTAAAAAAATGGCTGTATTTTTACCTGGTGCTACTAGCAGGAAGCATGGGGAATATGATTTCCAAAGATACTCTTGGGGAAGACAACTTGTGGATTTTGACTGCATTTTTTTCTCAGATCCAAGTATAAAGATTGATAATGATTTAACGCTTGGATGGTTTCAATACGCAGAAGATAACTATGGAATTGAAGCTCTGAAAAACGTTTTAGATGCATTGCTAAAAGCAAAGAAATTCAGGCAGGATGAGTTGCTAATTTTTGGCTCGTCAGGTGGTGGCTTCGTCTCTTTAAAACTTTCTGAATACTTTGATCACGCTTTAGTGGTAGCTATCAATCCTCAGTTGTATCTTTATAATTATACATATTCGTTCTATAAAAATATGTTAAAATTTTGCTACGAAGGAAGATCGCCCTCTTTCATTGAGTTGAGCTACTCTAATAGAATTTCTTTTTGTTCAAGTGCTAAGAACAGGATGAATCCTGTATTAATATTACAAAATATCGCTGATGAAAAGCATTTAAATAGGCATTTTCTTCCTCTGTCTAAAAGTTGTAACATTGAGCCCGTTGAAGTGCATAAAATGGACACAGACTTGAGAAGTAAGTCTTTGCATCTTTTTTTGTATTGTGATGATAAGCTCAAACATGCTCCACCAAATAAAGAAGATACTATTCATTATCTGAGAATGTTTTGTGAAGCTACTTTTTTTGTATAGGATCAGCATGTTGTGTGAATGTGCTGGAAATTCTGCTGCGAGGTTAGTATTGCCTCTAAACGAATTTTGTTCGCACTGATTTATGAATCAGTACTTTGCTGCATTAAAATGCAGAATAGAAAATTGATATACCTGGTGTTGATTTTTTTTTTAATTAATTTTGTTCTCTCAATTTACTTACTCGAATTGTGGAATCCTAAATGCTAAACAAAAGCACGTGCACTTTGAATGCGCTACCTCCTTTATATGAACGTGGGTTTTTTGTTTCGAACTGTAAAAATCAAGAAAACCTTCCTGATAATTTTGTACCCGTGCAAATATATATAGATGGTATCTATATATTCAGAGATAAGAAAACTGAGTGCGTTCAAGATTCGAAAAATGACTGTCATGTTGTAATATTAGGCTTCGTTGTAGACTCTCAAGACGTATCTAGCACGCCTGAATCTATTGTCACAGCGCTGCTTATAGCTTTAACACGTGGTCGCCAAGTTTTCTTGCGCGCACTGGAAAGCATTGGCGGGAGGTATGCTATTGTTGCTAGAGACTATACTGGGACTTTTATTGTCGGTGATGCGGGCGGAATAAGGTCAATTTTTTATACATTTCCGAGAGGAGAAGTTCTTGTCAGTTCACACGCTGCGCTCCTCGCGGAGATTACTGGTGTGTCGATCGTTGAGTTCGTGGACAGTCTCCAGTCATTCGGCTCTGGGTCTCGTGCGCGAAATTGGCCAGGTCGGTTTTCAAAATTTGCCGGAGTGTTTACCCTGACGCCCAATACTTTTCTTGATTTCGATGCAAAACGACCTCATCGATTCTTCACGTTGGAACCGCCGTCGGAGCGAACTGTAGAAGAGGCTTCAGATCTTGTTGCTTACTACCTAAGCACCGCAGCGAAAAACTTTGTTCGCAATTATCTTGACCACGATCGGTCTAAAGCTGTTCTGTTTCTTACGGGGGGGGTTGACAGTCGTCTAGTCCTTTCAGCTTTCCATGGGCTTGAAGACCATCTTAAGGCTTTCAGCTATGATATTAACAATGCGCATGCCAAAGATATAGAACTTGCACGGCGAATTGCTGGCGATCTTGGTATTCATCACGTTGTCGACTATGGAGATGATCGAGCGACCACTCCATTAGTTCAAATTGCAGCCAAGAACGCTTGTAATCCTTATACAGGCTCTAAGTCAGTTATTAATTTCTGTGGGGGGGGGGCTTTTTCCGATTGCGCCTTCTCAATGCGTGGCAATCTTGGTGAAATTTCGAGAGGTGTTTTTAGTGCACGTTCAGCTTTTCTTAATGACCCACCTAGATACATGGCAAGAATATGGCGCCGTGGTTCTGAGAATATCAAAATTATCTTTGATGCCTTTACGGATTACGTCTCTGCCACTGAGGTTGAAAAATCTCAGTGGCCAATCAGAATCATATATTACTGGGAGCATAGACATGCTACATGGCATGCTGCGACTATCAATGAACTTGATACATGTTTTGATACATTCAATATTATGAATAGTAGGAATATTATCGAGGCAATGTGTAGCGTACCTTTAGATGCTCAAAAGACTTCTTCTGTTCATGGGAAGGCTATAGCCAAGCTAAACCCAAAACTTTTAAACTATTCGTTAAATTATAAGGGATTTTAAAGTTAAATAGGTTTTTTATTTGCCATATGTCAGACTTAATTTATTGCATATTATTAGTTAGTTTTGAAAAATACGACAATTTTTATGAAATAAATTAAAATTTAATCGGAGGCGATGTATTTCAAATAGCCTGTAATGCCGGGTAAATGCATTTTTTCTGGTCGAAATCACTTTGAGGTTACCAATTCTGCCCAAAAAAACGGACTGTCAGCACTGCTTTCTCTGCCCAGATCTGATCGATCAGCTTGGTCCTCGAAACCAACGTTTGGGGGTTGGCCAAGGTCATCGCATGGCATATTTTCGGGGACAGCCTCAAGAATTGAGTGGTTCTAAGTTTCCCGGCAGGTCCCGTGGCTTTTTATCCTCAAGCAGTTCGATAATTTGAGCGATAAAAGCGCTGTTGGTATTTGGGTTCACTATCCAATTTCCAGATCTTCTGCTATCAGCAGCAGTTCATTTAGAATTTATCCTGTATTATCTGTGTGCCGTGAGGAGTGGAACTAAGTGAAAAGGTTAAGTCGGCGATGATGGGTAAGAATCGTTATGTGATGCTCTCTGTTGATACGGAAGCTTTGCCCAAGCGTGCTTCCGAGCAGCACGTCAAGAGGTTGATCTGGGGCGAGCATTTCAGCGGAACGGCCGGTGTTCGTGAGATGGTAGCAATTGCCCGCGAGTGTGGGGTTAAGCATGTTTTCTTCGTTGATGTCTGCGGCGCACATACTTACGAGGATGAAGTCCGGGACGTGATTCGGTGGTTTGATGCGGCGGGGCAGGATGTACAACTGCATGCTCACGCGGAGTATCTTCCCGAGGGGTTCTGGAAGTCCTTCGGTTTTAAGTATCGGCCACGTTTCATGAATCAGTACGAACGCGAAAAGGCTGAATTCATTATCCGCTATTTCAGTAAATTCATTACGGATATAACCGGCAAGCCGATTCAAGCATTTCGCGCAGGTTCTTTTCGCTGGAATGCAAATACGATTTATGCGCTCAAGGCGGCGGGTATTCCGCTTTCGTTCAATGATTCGATGAACGCATTCGTGAATGGGCAGAGTACTTATGGCGAACCGACGTTGCTTCCCTATCGCTGGTCCAACGGGGTTATCGAGGTGCCGGCGACGGAGAGGCTGTTTGACCCCGTGGTGGGGCAGAAATGGTGGGGACGCCTGCAGTTTCCAGTGTCTCATCGGTTTCGAAATCCCCCGTGGCGGATTTTGTGGCCGCAAACTTTGGGAAGGGACAGCTCTTTTCTGGTGTTGCTGCTCCATTCCTGGTCGCTATTGTATTGGGATGAGAACGGTTACGGTGTTTACCGGGACGACAAACGATTGGAAGATTATCGGAAATTGGTTCGGTGGCTGGCCAAAGATTATGACATCATCACGACAGCTGATTTTCTCGACCTGCATGCACGCGGCAAGATTGAAGTAACGCGTACTGTGGATCTTGCCTTGGCAGAATTGCAAAAGTGATCACTTTTAGACTCCAGTGATTTTAATTCCTTCCGGTCGAAATATAAGAATTCCCATCTTGGTAGGAATGATCTGCGGCGCCCATTGGCGTAATGCAAAATTTTTTCTTAACAAGGTATAAGGATTTACAAGCACAGATGTTTTTTAAAAAAGGTGAACTCTTTTTTGCGTCGGACCGATGCGTAACAATCTGGGGCATGCGCTGGTTGCTCAGGCAATTTCCCAAGGCGGCAAAGTCCGCTTATGAACCCGTCCCGAAAAGCCTCCTGTATGTTCCGGCAAGCTCCCTGCCGTATCACATCAGCGGCTACACCACGCGCACCCATGCCGTGATACGTGCCCTGCGTGATGCTGGCGCTAATGTGCATGTGCTGACTCGCCCCGGCTATCCCTGGGACAGGAGGGACCGGGTTGCAGAGCCTGGCGGAAGCGAGACCACTGTTGATGGAATCGTCTACACTCATGCTCAGCACCCCGCCAACAACCGCCACGTGTTGCAGTTTGCCGTACAGGCCTCCAAAGTCATCGCCGAAGCGGCCCAAAAAAACCGCGTGGCCGCCATCCATGCCGCCTCCAACCACACCAACGCCTTGCCCGCCTTGTTTGCCGCCCGGGAGCTGGGTATCCCGTTTCACTATGAAATGCGCGGGTTGTGGGAGCTGACGCGTGCATCGCGCATGGCGTGGTTCGAGAATACGGCGCGTTACAAGCAGGGGCTTGAGCTGGAAGCGCTGGTTGCTCGCAACGCGGACAGACTGTTCGTGATTTCCAAGGAGCTTGGCCGGTATGCACAGGAAAACTGGGGCGTGCGGCCCGAGCGCATGGCTCTGCTCCCCAACTGCGTCGATCCAGAGGCGATTCTGCCGGTTGACCCTGCCAGGGCCGAGCCGAACACGATTGGATATGCCGGGTCGATCATGCCGTACGAGGGTCTTGATACCCTGATCGAGGCCGTGGCGATGCTGGCGGACCGGGGCCTGGAGGTTCGGGTCAAGATTGTTGGCGACGGTGAGGCCAAAAGCGGTTTGGAAGAGCTTTCCAACCGACTGGGACAAAACGGACGTGTTGAATTTTTAGGGCGGGTTCATCCTGCCAGAGCTCTTGAAATCATGGAGCGTTGCGCCATTGTCTGTCTTCCGCGCAAGCCCTTTCAGGTCTGCGAGATCGTGCCGCCCATCAAGCTGGTGGAGGCCTTGGCCATGGCCAAGCCCGTCATTGTGCCGGATCTGCCCGTTTTTCGCGACGAGCTTGGAACTGATCCTGCGGGTTGGTTTTTCCGGGCCGGGGATGCGGTCAATCTGGCGGAGGCCGTTGAACAGGCGTTTAGCAACCCCGCCAGGCTGAGCGAACTTGGCGCGAAGGCCAGGGAATATGTTCTGGCACACAGAACCTGGGGTCGGTTTGTGGGGAATGTGATCAAACCGCACGAACACGATGAGGCCAGAGCATGCTCGGCCTGATCGCCCGCAAATTCAGTTCGACGTTCTACAGATACCCCCAGGCTCCGGTCGTGACCGAACGGCAGGGGGAGTTCGCCAAGCTGAAGGTGGCCCTTATCACCGACCACCTGACTGAAACCTGCCTGACCTTCGAATGCCGGATCAAGAACGTCACGCCCAGGAACTACCGCGAGGTACTGCGCACATGGCGCCCGGACATCCTGCTCGTGGAATCCGCCTTTCACGGTTCAAACGGCTGCTGGCGGT is drawn from Desulfomicrobium apsheronum and contains these coding sequences:
- a CDS encoding heparinase II/III domain-containing protein; translation: MKSLELIPVHCFLHRIFPIEFYEDTEKLVNDRVFKPRKDSEPLLLTFPLDWESKERVVDRNWRMQLQGWTFLHPIMNIFDNYKKKDDILDFFFDAITDWWRFYGQDPEDIVTTRMPKSYAWYDMSVGFRALAITFFINRITCWQMKISKERSKLLEEVAVKHIRHLLKPIVFSMNNHGLFQSHGLVGLLKTSPHLSESLDSDLEYAIGLVEQLIISQFSDLGVHLEHSPHYHFYALNTLQAQIDSGWYHDRPRIITIAANANNNSKWLLDPFKRPVCVGDSILTVQKDIEFPNTHHGKYIHSKISHSGYSVVRSGWGECPEISSMLFFTGAYHSKSHKHRDCLSFDWFDRGARIICDSGKYGYKSDVYRNYFLSTRAHNSVEIEGFDILTIKPYGSIVENPKEIKQGLFYLKGTLDYPAVKHCREIYFKPGNWVLIKDSLSFARARGFKQWFHLNKGYCLENIMKNFACFRDGNGTKFLIECLDKELNVELHYGDSDNMQGFICEKDYQFMPSFAVGFSGQGKKKEVFTILSLSKNAHDNAKKFLSSNLSINVGESTDSSNEHKKEIILGVENKFFEDCSAIICSDVELSGEKTFQVFSNDILFSFYGSFKENSKKMAVFLPGATSRKHGEYDFQRYSWGRQLVDFDCIFFSDPSIKIDNDLTLGWFQYAEDNYGIEALKNVLDALLKAKKFRQDELLIFGSSGGGFVSLKLSEYFDHALVVAINPQLYLYNYTYSFYKNMLKFCYEGRSPSFIELSYSNRISFCSSAKNRMNPVLILQNIADEKHLNRHFLPLSKSCNIEPVEVHKMDTDLRSKSLHLFLYCDDKLKHAPPNKEDTIHYLRMFCEATFFV
- a CDS encoding glycosyltransferase, with protein sequence MKISQVQLAFSAYSTGNYAEALRIYSLLAQKLGLHLFKANIELCNRRMGKKSDILQNGIDVCYTVEIQDAIISEHEDFTSFEFFVLGERLVCEFNVLSENPYAHNQMIFGIDFLDAQRRSLESESYELLNYSESKTYGRYRYLSATCDGLKYLFSLLIPVCAVRCVVKIGNRKFAKTKLVGNPSFNFYNGKSGCDIVNVLTSDLCGGCIEDVHQVLDSVGFNVSYVSDVVRAIISLPATEVFSATVFWYLWRLSNDNYLFELARQRLVFNGRMYETRQLLNEWDASVRYRNSKYSSRRVDDEIRLLENGISLPQRVKKQAYEPSKNVLYLLHNRLPYNSGGYATRTHGLLTGIEKNSHYKMQGVSRPGYPTDHAKYISKLLPSPIPSVDVVDGIEYFALNQNVRRSSMTITEYVEKYAQEVEALARRKKTGIIHAAANFPNGLAASLAARRLGIKSVYEVRGLWEITRLSRQEGWNETDQFRFMARMEAEACKAADEVITITEALKDMMVARGVDSSKITVVPNCVHTNIFSPLEKDQSLAKELGLADEDVVIGYIGSMVNYEGLDDLLDTLKLLLLDGIQNFKVLLVGDGCVLNDLQHQVVNLCLEKHVIITGRVPHDDVQRYYSLVDITPFPRKPYLVCEAVSPLKPFEAMASQKAVIVSSCAALTEIIKDGYNGLVFEKGSVASFKDTLKKLIVDNNLRKQLAINGREWVVQKRDWSTSSKKLITVYDSLV
- a CDS encoding asparagine synthase-related protein, which translates into the protein MLNKSTCTLNALPPLYERGFFVSNCKNQENLPDNFVPVQIYIDGIYIFRDKKTECVQDSKNDCHVVILGFVVDSQDVSSTPESIVTALLIALTRGRQVFLRALESIGGRYAIVARDYTGTFIVGDAGGIRSIFYTFPRGEVLVSSHAALLAEITGVSIVEFVDSLQSFGSGSRARNWPGRFSKFAGVFTLTPNTFLDFDAKRPHRFFTLEPPSERTVEEASDLVAYYLSTAAKNFVRNYLDHDRSKAVLFLTGGVDSRLVLSAFHGLEDHLKAFSYDINNAHAKDIELARRIAGDLGIHHVVDYGDDRATTPLVQIAAKNACNPYTGSKSVINFCGGGAFSDCAFSMRGNLGEISRGVFSARSAFLNDPPRYMARIWRRGSENIKIIFDAFTDYVSATEVEKSQWPIRIIYYWEHRHATWHAATINELDTCFDTFNIMNSRNIIEAMCSVPLDAQKTSSVHGKAIAKLNPKLLNYSLNYKGF
- a CDS encoding transposase domain-containing protein, with protein sequence NAAENAIRPVALGRKNWLFAGAPKGADASAMLFSLVETAKANEIEPQAYLKFLFERFPAAQTTEEIKALMPQHVDKSLLPSLPKPKPRKK
- a CDS encoding glycosyltransferase family 4 protein; the protein is MFFKKGELFFASDRCVTIWGMRWLLRQFPKAAKSAYEPVPKSLLYVPASSLPYHISGYTTRTHAVIRALRDAGANVHVLTRPGYPWDRRDRVAEPGGSETTVDGIVYTHAQHPANNRHVLQFAVQASKVIAEAAQKNRVAAIHAASNHTNALPALFAARELGIPFHYEMRGLWELTRASRMAWFENTARYKQGLELEALVARNADRLFVISKELGRYAQENWGVRPERMALLPNCVDPEAILPVDPARAEPNTIGYAGSIMPYEGLDTLIEAVAMLADRGLEVRVKIVGDGEAKSGLEELSNRLGQNGRVEFLGRVHPARALEIMERCAIVCLPRKPFQVCEIVPPIKLVEALAMAKPVIVPDLPVFRDELGTDPAGWFFRAGDAVNLAEAVEQAFSNPARLSELGAKAREYVLAHRTWGRFVGNVIKPHEHDEARACSA
- a CDS encoding UDP binding domain-containing protein is translated as MRSPERLLICDKIDIDVWELIHLANRHPRVNILQPGAGVGGHCIAVDPWFIVDTAPDEARIIRMAREVNDYKPEWVLEKVKAAIAETLAGKPGDCMADVKVACLGLTFKPDIDDLRESPAVEITRQIAELGCQVLAVEPNIESLPQNLALSNIVLRSLEDAIECAAVLCIMVKHRSFVESACDILCHSCKINAAGLAEE